Proteins found in one Aethina tumida isolate Nest 87 chromosome 1, icAetTumi1.1, whole genome shotgun sequence genomic segment:
- the LOC126264196 gene encoding uncharacterized protein LOC126264196 yields the protein MNKVRIAHTPPSDRPYDFPGPTRMEFGLCYELLERGAPEFKQAGPDLTAQGVVPGLDEGVPSTLPKFPATVFLPDEGDNLARKTMLLADVRSSKSCTANRWFPLNNGIATSWFSSYEAPTGNNSR from the exons ATGAACAAGGTGCGGATAGCGCATACGCCTCCCTCAGATAGACCTTATGACTTTCCAGGTCCGACGAGGATGGAGTTCGGCCTCTGCTATGAACTCCTGGAACGAGGAGCTCCGGAGTTCAAGCAGGCAGGCCCGGACCTCACGGCTCAGGGCGTTGTACCGGGCCTTGATGAAGGGGTCCCGAGTACGCTGCCAAAGTTTCCTGCTACGGTTTTTCTTCCTGATGAGGGTGACAACCTCGCCAGGAAGACTATGCTGCTTGCAGATGTTAGG AGTTCAAAATCCTGCACCGCAAATCGgtggtttccattaaataacggAATTGCAACCAGTTGGTTTTCCTCTTACGAGGCTCCCACTGGCAACAATTCTCGTTAA